In Rhizorhabdus phycosphaerae, the genomic stretch TCAGGCGGCGACGGCGCCTTCTTCCGGATCGCGCAGAACATAGCCGCGGCCCCAGACGGTCTCGATATAATTCTCGCCACCGCAGGCCAGCGCGAGTTTCTTGCGCAGCTTGCAGATGAAGACATCGATGATCTTGAGTTCGGGCTCGTCCATGCCGCCATAGAGATGGTTGAGGAACATCTCCTTGGTCAGGGTCGTGCCCTTACGGAGCGACAGCAGCTCCAGCATCGCATATTCCTTGCCGGTCAGGTGGACGCGGGCACCATCGACCTCGACCGTCTTGGCGTCGAGATTGACCGCAAGCTTGCCGGTGCGGATGACCGACTGGCTGTGGCCCTTCGAGCGGCGGACGATCGCATGGATGCGGGCGACCAGTTCCTCGCGGTGGAAAGGCTTGGTGACATAGTCGTCGGCGCCGAAGCCGAGCGCGCGGACCTTGGAGTCCATCTCGCCGATGCCGGAGAGGATCATGACAGGGGTCTGGACCTTGGCGCTGCGCAGCTTCTTCAGCACGTCATAGCCGTGCATGTCGGGCAGGTTGAGATCGAGCGCGATGATGTCGTAGTCGTACAACTTGCCGAGATCGAGGCCTTCTTCGCCAAGATCGGTGGTGTAGACGTTGAAGCCTTCGGCGCCGAGCATCAGCTCGATGCTCTTGGCGGTGGTGGGATCATCCTCGATCAGCAAAACCCGCATAGGACCCGTTCCTGTTCATCCCGGGGGAGGAGCCCAGCCGCTCCGCGCTGCCCGTCAACCTGTGTTAACCATGCCGTTAATGAAGGTAAAAGGTTAACGCGCTCTTAAAATCCAGATGCCAATTTTACCTAGGTAAAAAATCCGTGTCTTTCCGTGCGTTTAGTTCGGACAGATTTTGGGTGTGAGAAGGCAGGTGCGAGTCGCTCAATCGCCCATGTCATCGGGGCCAAGGAGCTTTCGCTCTGTTCGGAGGGCTGACGATGCCCGCCGTCGCGCCCCGGCTCAATCTCGTAAATAGGTGAACATGGATGCAACTCGATCCGCCCATCGCGACTCGCATTTCGCGTTAAAGGCGGCGGCTGGCGTTAACGTCGCGACCGTCAGATAGCCGCCGCCTCAGCGGTTCCCCGGCTTGGCCGCGTCGACCTTCTCCACCGCGATGCCTTCGGCTGCCAGCATCTTCTGCACCGACAACGGTCCGGCCAGATGCCCGGCGCCGACCGCGACGAAGACCGTTCCGGGCTTTTCGAGCCGCTGCTTGAGCCAGGCGGCCCAGTTTGCATTGCGCTTGCGCAGGAGGATTTCGCGCAGATGCGGGGTCAGGTCCTCGTCCTCGTCGAACATCCGCGCGATGCCGGCCTCGTCACCGGTGCTCCACGCTTTCAAAAGGCGATCATAATCGGATCTGGCGCTGGACTTGCCCGTGGCAAAGCTGGTCAGCATTTCGCGCTGGTCGGCTTCCGACAGGGTCGAGAACATCGCCAGCTGGTCGGCGACCGTCTCCAACCCTTCTATCTTCTTCGTCGCAGCCGAGGCGGGCAGGGTCGAGGATTGTCCTCCCTCTACCGGTGCGGCGGAAGCGACGGGCGCCGCAAAGGCGCTCGTCAAACCGTCTTCCACCCCGGCCTCTCGCTGCACGCCCAGATCGCGCATCATCGCCCCCATCAGGACGAAACAGGCCTGCCAGGTCGGCATCCGGCTCAGCATGGCGGGATCCACCTTCGCCTTGGCCAGCAGCGTCTCGAACGCCGGGCGCGCCTCGGGCGTCACGCGCTCGACGATAGGCGGAAGGCTGGAGTCCGGCGGCGGAAACAGCGCGGCCATTGCGCGCGGGTCCTTGTCGACCAGCGTCTCGATCACCAGCGTATCCGACGCATCCATCGCCTTCCTGATCCGCTCGTCTTCCCAAGCATAGCCCGGGGGGAGGGCGTGGATCGTCCCGAACAGATAGACGGTCGTGTCGGCATCGCCGAACTTCCACAGTGCGGGCGCGGCCGCCGCCGGCGACGCGATCAGCAGGGCGAGGAGGGCCGATACGGCGCGTCGGAACAGCTTCATATCGATCATGTAGAAACAGGTGCGGCGAATTGCGAGGGCACTTGCCGCAAAGGCCGTTGTCCTTGACCCGCAAGGCCCCCTGACGCAAAGGGCCGGGCGAGTTCAATCCCGCCCGAAGGACCCTCGTCTTGGCGACCAAGCCGCTCTCGTTCCAGCGCCTGATCCTGACGCTCCACGACTATTGGAGCGAGCAGGGCTGCGTGATCCTGCAACCCTATGACATGGAAATGGGCGCGGGCACCTTTCACCCCGCCACCACGCTCCGCGCGCTGGGTCCGCAGCACTGGAAGGCGGCCTATGTCCAGCCCTCGCGCCGACCGACCGACGGTCGCTATGGCGAGAACCCGAACCGGCTCGGCCATTATTATCAATATCAGGTGATCCTGAAGCCGAGCCCGCCCAATCTGCAGGAGCTCTATCTCGGCAGCCTGGAGCGGATCGGCATCGACCCGCTCGCGCACGACATCCGCTTCGTCGAGGACGATTGGGAAAGCCCGACGCTGGGCGCCTGGGGCCTCGGCTGGGAAGTCTGGTGCGACGGCATGGAGGTGACCCAGTTCACCTATTTCCAGCAGGTCGGTGGCTTCGACTGCAAGCCGGTCGCGGGCGAGCTGACCTATGGGCTCGAACGTCTGGCGATGTACATCCAGGGCGTCGACCGCGTGTACGATCTCGCCTTCAACGATGACGGTGTCACCTATGGCGACGTCTTTCTCGAAAATGAGCGCCAGTTCAGCGCCTATAATTTCGAGGCAGCCAACACCGAAACCCTGTTCCGCCAGTTCACCCAGGCCGCCGACGAGTGCCGCGCGCTGCTCGACCGCGAAAAGCCGCTGCCGCTGCCGGCCTATGACCAGGCGATCAAGGCTAGCCATATCTTCAACACGCTGCAGGCGCGCGGGGTGATCTCGGTCGCCGAACGCCAGGCCTATATCGGCCGCGTCCGCGATCTGGCGAAGGGCGCCTGCGCCGCCTGGATGACGCATAACGGGTGGTCGGAATGATCCTCCCCTCCACCGCTTCGCGGTCCCCCTCCCCGTGGCCGGGGAGGAATTGCGGTGGCCGATATCCCGGCAATGATGCGAGCACGATCCTCCCCGGAACGGGGAGGGGGACCGGCGCAGCCGGTGGAGGGGCTGTGACGCTGGCCCATGGCTCCATGGTTCTTGAAGAGAATGGATATCAGATGCTGAGACTATCGGCTGCGGATGGGGTCAAGGCGCCCGAGCGGGCGGCGCGTGGCCTGACGGCCCCCCTCCACCGCTTCGCGGTCCCCCTCCCCGTGGCCGGGGAGGAAGTGTGATGGCCGATTTCCTGCTCGAACTTCTCTCCGAGGAAATTCCTGCGCGGATGCAGGAGAAGGCTTCGGCGGACCTCGCCCGCATGCTGGGCGACGAACTGGCGAAGGCCGGCGTCGTTGCCGAGAAGATCACCAGCTATGTGACGCCGCGCCGGCTCGCGCTGATCGCGCACGGGTTGCCGGTCGAGACGGCGGCGTCGTCCGAAGAGATCAAGGGCCCCAAGGCGTCCGCGCCGCCGCAGGCGCTGGAGGGCTTCCTGCGCAAGACCGGCATCACCCGCGAGCAGCTGGTCGAGCGTGACGGCGTCCTGTTCGCGGTCATCGAGAAGCCGGGCCGCTCGACGATCGAGCTGCTGTCCCAGGCGGTTCCCGCGATCATCCGCGCCTTTCCCTGGCCCAAGTCGATGCGCTGGGGCACGGCGTCTTCTTCGACCTCGTCGCTGCGCTGGGTCCGCCCGCTCCAGGGGATCGTCGCCCTGCTGGGCGAGGCGATCGTCCCGATCGAGGTCGACGGCATCGTCAGCGGCGCCGCGACCGTCGGCCACCGCTTCCACCATCCAGGACAGATCACGATCGGCAGCGCCGCCGATTATGTCGAGAAGCTCCGCGCCTGCCATGTCATCGTCGACCCGGCCGAGCGCCGCGACATCATCCGCACCCGCGCCGCCGAACTCGCCGCTGCGGCCGGGCTGGTCGTGGTGGAGGACGAGGGCCTCGTCGCCGAAAATGCCGGCCTGACCGAATGGCCGGTGCCGCTGCTCGGTCATTTCGACCCGGCCTTCCTGGCAGTGCCGCGCGAGGTGATCCAGCTGACGCTCCGCACCAACCAGAAATACTTCGTGCTGAACGATGGCGAGGGGCGGCTGGCGCCGGCCTTCATCTGCACGGCGAACATCAGCGCCAAGGACGGTGGCGAGGGCATCGTTGCCGGCAATGGCAAGGTGCTGGCCGCGCGCCTGTCGGACGCGAAGTTCTTCTGGGAGCAGGATCTGAAGGCTCCGCTTGAAGCCTATCTGCCCAAGCTCGAGTCCATGCTGTTCTACGAGGGCATGGGCACGCTGCGGGAAAAGGCGGACCGCATTTCGTCGCTCGCCGGCTGGATCGCTGCGGTCTATTTCCCCGACCGCGAACCGGAAACCGCGCGTCGGGCTGGCCTGCTGGCCAAGGCTGATCTCGCGACGGGGATGGTCGGCGAGTTCCCCGAGCTCCAGGGCATCATGGGTGCCTATTATGCCGAGCGTGGTGGCGAGAAGCCGGGAGCGATTAGCGCGCTGCGCCAGCAATATGTCGCGGCGGTCGAAGGCTGCATCCCTGCCTGCGTCGCGCTGGCGGATCGTATCGATACGCTGGTCGCCTTTTTCGCGCGCGGCATAAAGCCGACCGGATCGAAGGATCCGTTCGCGCTTCGTCGCGCCGCGCTGCAGATCATCCAGACGATCCTCGTCAATGGGACTCGCGCATCGCTTGGCGCAATGATCGAGCAGGCCAAGCTCGGTCTCGGCGGGGCAACGCTTGATACAGCCGAGCTGCTCGACTTCTTCGCCGACCGCTTGAAGGTCCAGCAGCGCGAGGCGGGCGTCCGTCACGATCTAATCGATGCCGTGTTCGCGCTGGGCGGGGAAGACGATCTCGTTCGCCTGCTCGCGCGGGTCGAGGCATTGCAGGCGTTCGTCGCGACCGAGGACGGGGTCAATCTGCTCGCCGGTTACAAGCGCGCCGCGAACATTCTCAAGAAGGAGGGCGGGGTGCCGGCCGGTGCGACCGCTAAGCCTGATTATGAACCGGAGCCCGCCGAAAAGGCGCTGATCGACGCGCTCGAAGCCGCCGAGCCGCGCGCTGCCGCTGCCGTCGAGGCCGAGGATTTCGGCGCGGCGATGTCGGCGCTGGCGTCGCTGCGCGGGCCGATCGACGCCTTTTTCGAGGCCGTGATCGTCAACGATCCTATCGAGGCCAAAAGAAACACTCGTCTGGCCTTGCTTGAAAAAATCCGTGCTGCGGTGCACAACGTCGCGGACTTTTCGAAAATCGAAGCCTGAGTCGATTGCCGCGCCTCCCGAACAGGAGGTGGGTCGTGATAGGGAAAGTGACGACTATATGACCACGCAGTACGTGTATCGTTTCGGTGGTGGCGTTTCCGATGGGGGGAAGGGCGACAAGAATCTGCTGGGCGGGAAGGGCGCGAACCTTGCCGAAATGGCCTCGATCGGCCTTCCGGTTCCCCCGGGCTTCACCATCTCCACCGAAATGTGCCGTCGCTTCTACGACGAGGGCGAGCGCTTTCCCGATAGCCTGAAGGCCGAGGTCGCCAATGGCATCGCCCATATCGAGGCGATCACGAACAAGAAGTTCGGTGTTGCCGCCGACCCGCTGCTGGTGTCGATCCGCTCCGGCGCACGCGTTTCTATGCCCGGCATGATGGACACCGTCCTCAACCTGGGCCTCAACGACGAAACCGTCGTCGGCCTCGCCACCGTGTCGCAGGACGCCCGCTTCGCCTGGGACAGCTATCGCCGCTTCATCCAGATGTATTCGGACGTGGTCCTCGAGCTCGACCATGGCGCGTTCGAAGAAGCGCTCGAGATCGCCAAGGAAGACAAGGGCTATTCGCTCGACACCGAACTGACCGCCGACGACTGGCAGGCGCTGGTCGCCAAGTACAAGGACATCGTCGTCGAGCAGTGGGGCAAGCCGTTCCCGCAGGACGTGCATGAGCAGCTCTGGGGCGCGGTCGGCGCGGTCTTCAAGTCGTGGCAGTCGGAGCGCGCGAAGGTCTATCGCCGCCTCAACGACATCCCCGGCGACTGGGGCACCGCGGTCAACGTCCAGGCGATGGTGTTCGGCAATATGGGCGACACGTCGGCTACCGGCGTCGCCTTCACCCGCGACCCATCCAAGGGCGACCGGGCCTATTATGGCGAGTTCCTGATCAACGCGCAGGGCGAGGACGTCGTCGCCGGCATCCGCACCCCGCAATATCTGACCAAGGTCGCGCGCGAGACCGCCGGTGCCAAGCCCGCCTCGATGGAAGAGGCGCTGCCGCAGGTCTATGGCGAGCTCGCCAATGTGTTCGACCTGCTCGAGACCCATTATCGGGACATGCAGGACATCGAGTTCACCGTGCAGCAGGGCAAGCTGTGGATGCTGCAGACCCGTTCGGGCAAGCGCACCGCCAAGGCCGCGCTGAAGATCGCGGTGGACATGGCCAATGAGGGCCTGATCACCCGCGAGGAAGCCGTGGCCCGCGTCGACCCGTCGGCGCTCGACCAGCTGCTCCACCCGACGCTCGATCCCAAGGCGCCGCGCGATGTTATCGCCAAGGGGCTTCCCGCCTCGCCGGGCGCGGCCTCGGGTCTCGTTGTCTTCGACGCCGAAACCGCCGAGAAGCGCGCCGAGCTGGGCGATGCCGTCATCCTCGTTCGCGTCGAGACGAGCCCCGAGGACATTCACGGCATGCACGCCGCCAAGGGCATCCTCACGGCGCGCGGCGGCATGACCAGCCACGCGGCGGTCGTCGCCCGCGGCATGGGGCGCCCGTGCGTCTCTGGCGTCGGCACGCTCGCGATCGACGCCAAGGCGAAGCTGTTCCGCGTTTCGGGCCGCGAGGTCCGTGAGGGCGACATCATCACGATCGACGGCGCGACCGGAGAAGTGATGCTCGGCGCGGTGCCGACGGTGCAGCCCGAGCTGGCGGGCGATTTCGGTACGTTGATGGGCTGGGCCGACGAGGTCCGCCGCCTCAAGGTCCGCACCAACGCGGAAACGCCGCTCGACTGCAAGACCGCGCGCATCTTCGGTGCCGAGGGCATCGGCCTGTGCCGGACCGAGCATATGTTCTTCGACGCCAGCCGCATCACCGCGGTGCGCCAGATGATCCTGGCCGAGGACGAAAAGGGCCGCCGCGTCGCGCTCGACAAGCTTCTGCCCGAGCAGCGCAAGGACTTCACCGAGATATTCGAGATCATGGCCGGCCTGCCGGTCACGATCCGCCTGCTCGATCCGCCGCTCCACGAATTCCTTCCGCACGAGGAAGAGGATTTCGTCGAGGTCGCCACCGCCACCGGGATCGGGGTCGAAGCGCTCAAGCGTCGTGCCGCCGAGCTGCACGAGTTCAACCCGATGCTCGGCCATCGCGGCTGCCGCCTCGGCGTGACCTATCCCGAAATCTACGAAATGCAGGCGCGCGCCATTTTCGAGGCGGCCTGCGACGTCGCCGAGAAGTCGGGCGCGGCGCCAATCCCCGAAGTGATGGTTCCGCTGGTTGCGACCCGTCGCGAACTCGAACTGATGAAGATCGTGATCGACAAGGCGGCGCAGGCGGTGTTCGCCGAGAAGGGTCGCACGATCGACTATCTGGTCGGCACGATGATCGAGCTTCCGCGCGCGGCGCTGAAAGCCGGGGAGATTGCCGAGGTCGGGGAGTTCTTCTCCTTCGGTACCAACGATCTCACGCAGACGACGCTCGGCGTCAGCCGCGACGATGCGAGCCGCTTCCTGACCGCCTATGTCGACAAGGGCATCTATCCGAAGGATCCCTTCGTCAGCCTCGACATCGAAGGCGTCGGCGAGCTGATCGAGCTGGCGGCCGAACGTGGTCGCAAGACCCGCCCCGACATCAAGCTTGGTATCTGCGGCGAGCATGGCGGCGACCCGGCGTCGATCGCCTTCTGCGAGCAGACTGGCCTCGATTATGTCTCGGCCTCGCCCTACCGTGTGCCGATCGCACGTCTCGCGGCGGCTCAGGCGGCGCTCAAGGCGCGCAAATGATGCGAAGGGGAGGGCCGGTGTTCCGGTCCTCCCCTCTTGTTTGCGATGACCGCAGGCCGAGGTGACGCCTCGGTTGCGAGGCGCTACCACCATAATATGGCTGCCGCCCAACCCATTGCCGCATCGAGCCGGCTAGCGCTGCTCGATGCGATACGCGGTCTGGCGCTGTGCGGCATCCTGTTCGTCAATATCATCGACATGGGCGGCCCGATCGCGATGGATCGCCCGCTCGCGCCACCTTCGGTCGCCGACCCGGACTGGCAGATATGGACGGTGATGCACCTGTTCCTGACGGGAACGATGCGCGGCCTTTTCTCGCTGCTGTTCGGGGTCGGCCTGCTGCTGTTTCTCGGGGATGACCCGGGCACCGATCGGCTTCGTTTGATGCTCCGCCGGCTCGTGCTGCTTCTGCTGTTCGGCATCGTCAATGCGACTCTGCTGCTCTGGCCGGGGGACATATTGGTCACCTATGCGCTGGCGGGCGTGCTGGCGGTCCTGTGCCATCGCCTCAAGTCCAGCGCGCTTTTCGGCCTCGTCCTGGTGACGATGCTGCTCCTGTCGATCTGGGGGGCACTGGAGGCGCCGGGCATCCGTGCTGCGGACATGGTCTATTCGGCACCCATGCTGGCGCGGGAAACCGCGGCCCGGCTCGGCAGCTATGGCGACACGCTGGCCTATATGAGCCGGGTCAGCTGGGTCTGGGCGAATAGCGGCTTTCTCTATGTCTGGCTGGGCGATGCGCTCCTGTTCATGCTGCTGGGCATGGCGCTTTACCGGTCCGGCTGGTTCCGCCCCGACGCCCGCAACGGAAGCGTGACGTGGCGCCTGCTTGCCATCGGCTATGGCGGAGGGCTGTCGCTACGGCTGCTGCAACTGGCGCTGGTCCTGCCGGATGGCGGTGCGCCAACGACGCTTACCGCCTTCGTCGATCAGCCCGCGCGGCTGTTGCTGACCATGGGGCATCTCACCTTGTTGCGGTGGCTGTGGCGTGGCGGCTTGCAGTCGGGGACGGCACATGTCCTCGGCTTGATGGGACGGATGCCGCTCACCCTCTATCTGTCGCAAAGCGCGATCGGAGCCGCGATCTTCTCCGGCTTCGGCTTGGGCTATTGGAACAGCCTGTCCTGGCCGCAGCTGTGGGGCGTCGCGGTCATCATCCTGCTGGCCCAGGCTCAGTTCGCGCGGCTGTGGTTTGCGGCTTTCGCTTATGGCCCGCTCGAATGGGCGTGGCGATGGGGAACCTACGACGCACGCCCGCGCCTGCGTCACTAAACCCTGTGTCGCCCTTCAGGCGAAGCGGCGCGCATGTTCGTCGAATTCGCCCCGGCGCAGCATGTCTGCCTGCTCACGCCAGCGCTCGTCGGCGATCGTGCCCGGGCTGAGGCCGAGCCAACCCTCGAGCGACGCTTCGTCGTTTGGCGACATTTCGATAACGTCGGCATAGCGGTGCAGGCCCAGCTCGTTCAGGCGCGTCTCGCCGCCACGCCCGATGCCGTAGATGCGGGCGAGATCGTCACGCTGCCCAGACGCAGCAGCTGCGATGGTGCCGGCGGTACGGCTGCCGATCGCGGGGCTGTGCTTTTCGAGTTCGGCGATCCGCTCATTGGCGGCAGCGCTGCGGGCAAGAAGGGAATCGCGTTCCTTCTCGACTGCCATCCGCTGGTCCCGCTCGGCGGCCAGCCGCTCATTCTCGGCAGTCAATCGGACGATTTCGCCATCTGCGACGACGCGTGCCGCGCGCTCGCTCTCGAACGCCTTCTTCCACTTGCGGCCGCCTGCCATCGTCATCAGGCCGAGCAGCCAGCCCAGGATGAGGACAAGAGCCAGGATGATCCATTGATTGGTGGTGAACGCCGGCATCGACTGCCCTCCTTTCGATGAGGGTAGAACCGCCGGTGCAGCCATCCGTTCCGCGCACGTCCCGACCGGACGCCGCCTATTTCATTACATTGTCGCTGATCGAGCAGGCGGCGGGCCCCAGGATGACCACGAACAGCACAGGCAAGATGAACACGATCAGCGGCACGGTCATGATCGCGGGCAGGCGTGCGGCCTTCTCCTCGGCGCGCATCATCCGGTCATGGCGGAACTCGGCGGACAGGATGCGCAGCGCGGCGGCGAGCGGCGTGCCGTATTTTTCTGTCTGGATCATCGTGGTGACCACGCCCCGGATCGAATCGAGGTTCACGCGGTTGGCGAGATTTTCGAAGGCCTGGCGGCGGTCGGTGAGAAAGCCGAGCTCGATCGCCGTCAGCGCGAACTCGTCGCCGAGCTCCGGATAGGCCTTGGACAGCTCGCGGGCGACGCGGTTGAAGGCGAGGTCGACCGAAAGCCCGGCTTCGGCACAGATGACGAGCAGGTCGAGCGCGTCGGGCAAAGCCTTGCGGATCGCGGTCTGTCGCTTCGAGATCAGGTTCTTCACATAGACGTCGGGCGCCTTATAACTGGCGATGAGCGCACCGGCGACGATCAGGTAGCGCTTGAGCGCGCTGGCCTCGGGGAACCAGTTGAGCACATATACGCCAATCGCCGCAGTGCCGCCGATCAGGATCGGTGCGACCAGGCGGAAGAAGATGACGGTGATCGCCGAATCCTTGGATCGGATGCCGGCGCGGGCCAGGTTGAGCGAGGCGGCCTTGAGCTGCGAATCCTGGAGCATCTTCATGCTCCCGAGGATCGCGCGCATGCGATCGACCGAGATGCTGCTCTTCTTCTCCATCTTCGCGCGGCGCCGCGTCTTGGAGGCGGCGACGCCCGCCTTGAGCTGTTCGCGCCGGTCGTTGAGCGCGCGGACGCGCCGCGCCATCGGGTCACGCGCGAAGGACCGCACCAGATGATGGCCGACGATCAGCATCACGACGGCTGTCGCCAGCGCGATGCCGATCGAGAGCAGCGTGCTGAAGAACTGGGGGCTGACGCTATGTTCCATCCTGCCCTCAGATCTCGAAATTGATCATCTGGCGCATGATGAAGGCGCCGATGCTCATCCAGATGAGCCCGGCAATGCCCGCGATCACGAGCCGCTGATCGGTGAAGAAGCTGCCCATATAGGTCGGGCTGATGAAGCTGATCAGGCCGAAGACGATGAAGGGCAGCATGCCGATGATATAGGCGGATGCTTTCGACTCCGACGACATCGCGGCGATCTTGAGTTTCATCTGCATCCGCTTGCGCAGCACCTCGGACAGGTTCGACAGCGTTTCCGCGAGATTGCCGCCGGTTTCGCGCTGGATGGCGAGGGTGATGACGAAGAACTGGAATTCGGGCGTGCCGAGGCGATCTGCGGTTTCCTGCAACGCTGCTTCGAGCGTCCGTCCGATCTTCATCCGGTCGGCCACCGCCTGGAACTCGCTGCCGACGGGGCCCTCGATCTCGGACGCCACGGCGGCCATTGTCTCCGCGACCGGGAGGCCGGCGCGCAGGCCGCGCACGAGAAGGTCGATCGCATCGGGAAAGCGCTGGGTGAACTGCGCCAGCCGGCGCTTCGCCAGCATGTCGAGAAACATCGGCGGCAGGCCGAGGCCGGCCGCGATTCCGACGACCGCCGCCATCCAGATGGGAAGGCCGGCGATGGTCAGTCCGAACAGCGGCAGGACGAAGGCCGCGCCCGAGCCGATGAAATATTGGCGCAGCGTCCATTTCCGGCCGGCTGCCTCCATCTTGCGGATGATCTCCGCGGGGTCCGGCAGGACGCGGTTGACCAGCGTCTTGGGCCGCTGCTGCACGGTGGCGCGGCTGGCGAGAAGCTTGCGGACCTGTTCGTTGACGGGCGGTTCGCCCGACACATTGTAGCGGCCACGGACCGTCGAAAGGCGTCGTGCCAGGGCGCGCTGCGCGGGCGGCCGGGCAAGCACGTAGAAGAAGATGGTCATGAC encodes the following:
- a CDS encoding glycine--tRNA ligase subunit alpha; translated protein: MATKPLSFQRLILTLHDYWSEQGCVILQPYDMEMGAGTFHPATTLRALGPQHWKAAYVQPSRRPTDGRYGENPNRLGHYYQYQVILKPSPPNLQELYLGSLERIGIDPLAHDIRFVEDDWESPTLGAWGLGWEVWCDGMEVTQFTYFQQVGGFDCKPVAGELTYGLERLAMYIQGVDRVYDLAFNDDGVTYGDVFLENERQFSAYNFEAANTETLFRQFTQAADECRALLDREKPLPLPAYDQAIKASHIFNTLQARGVISVAERQAYIGRVRDLAKGACAAWMTHNGWSE
- the ctrA gene encoding response regulator transcription factor CtrA — its product is MRVLLIEDDPTTAKSIELMLGAEGFNVYTTDLGEEGLDLGKLYDYDIIALDLNLPDMHGYDVLKKLRSAKVQTPVMILSGIGEMDSKVRALGFGADDYVTKPFHREELVARIHAIVRRSKGHSQSVIRTGKLAVNLDAKTVEVDGARVHLTGKEYAMLELLSLRKGTTLTKEMFLNHLYGGMDEPELKIIDVFICKLRKKLALACGGENYIETVWGRGYVLRDPEEGAVAA
- a CDS encoding TraB/GumN family protein; the encoded protein is MIDMKLFRRAVSALLALLIASPAAAAPALWKFGDADTTVYLFGTIHALPPGYAWEDERIRKAMDASDTLVIETLVDKDPRAMAALFPPPDSSLPPIVERVTPEARPAFETLLAKAKVDPAMLSRMPTWQACFVLMGAMMRDLGVQREAGVEDGLTSAFAAPVASAAPVEGGQSSTLPASAATKKIEGLETVADQLAMFSTLSEADQREMLTSFATGKSSARSDYDRLLKAWSTGDEAGIARMFDEDEDLTPHLREILLRKRNANWAAWLKQRLEKPGTVFVAVGAGHLAGPLSVQKMLAAEGIAVEKVDAAKPGNR
- a CDS encoding type II secretion system F family protein, which codes for MLTILFLMIMAVVMTIFFYVLARPPAQRALARRLSTVRGRYNVSGEPPVNEQVRKLLASRATVQQRPKTLVNRVLPDPAEIIRKMEAAGRKWTLRQYFIGSGAAFVLPLFGLTIAGLPIWMAAVVGIAAGLGLPPMFLDMLAKRRLAQFTQRFPDAIDLLVRGLRAGLPVAETMAAVASEIEGPVGSEFQAVADRMKIGRTLEAALQETADRLGTPEFQFFVITLAIQRETGGNLAETLSNLSEVLRKRMQMKLKIAAMSSESKASAYIIGMLPFIVFGLISFISPTYMGSFFTDQRLVIAGIAGLIWMSIGAFIMRQMINFEI
- the ppdK gene encoding pyruvate, phosphate dikinase — encoded protein: MTTQYVYRFGGGVSDGGKGDKNLLGGKGANLAEMASIGLPVPPGFTISTEMCRRFYDEGERFPDSLKAEVANGIAHIEAITNKKFGVAADPLLVSIRSGARVSMPGMMDTVLNLGLNDETVVGLATVSQDARFAWDSYRRFIQMYSDVVLELDHGAFEEALEIAKEDKGYSLDTELTADDWQALVAKYKDIVVEQWGKPFPQDVHEQLWGAVGAVFKSWQSERAKVYRRLNDIPGDWGTAVNVQAMVFGNMGDTSATGVAFTRDPSKGDRAYYGEFLINAQGEDVVAGIRTPQYLTKVARETAGAKPASMEEALPQVYGELANVFDLLETHYRDMQDIEFTVQQGKLWMLQTRSGKRTAKAALKIAVDMANEGLITREEAVARVDPSALDQLLHPTLDPKAPRDVIAKGLPASPGAASGLVVFDAETAEKRAELGDAVILVRVETSPEDIHGMHAAKGILTARGGMTSHAAVVARGMGRPCVSGVGTLAIDAKAKLFRVSGREVREGDIITIDGATGEVMLGAVPTVQPELAGDFGTLMGWADEVRRLKVRTNAETPLDCKTARIFGAEGIGLCRTEHMFFDASRITAVRQMILAEDEKGRRVALDKLLPEQRKDFTEIFEIMAGLPVTIRLLDPPLHEFLPHEEEDFVEVATATGIGVEALKRRAAELHEFNPMLGHRGCRLGVTYPEIYEMQARAIFEAACDVAEKSGAAPIPEVMVPLVATRRELELMKIVIDKAAQAVFAEKGRTIDYLVGTMIELPRAALKAGEIAEVGEFFSFGTNDLTQTTLGVSRDDASRFLTAYVDKGIYPKDPFVSLDIEGVGELIELAAERGRKTRPDIKLGICGEHGGDPASIAFCEQTGLDYVSASPYRVPIARLAAAQAALKARK
- a CDS encoding DUF418 domain-containing protein; protein product: MAAAQPIAASSRLALLDAIRGLALCGILFVNIIDMGGPIAMDRPLAPPSVADPDWQIWTVMHLFLTGTMRGLFSLLFGVGLLLFLGDDPGTDRLRLMLRRLVLLLLFGIVNATLLLWPGDILVTYALAGVLAVLCHRLKSSALFGLVLVTMLLLSIWGALEAPGIRAADMVYSAPMLARETAARLGSYGDTLAYMSRVSWVWANSGFLYVWLGDALLFMLLGMALYRSGWFRPDARNGSVTWRLLAIGYGGGLSLRLLQLALVLPDGGAPTTLTAFVDQPARLLLTMGHLTLLRWLWRGGLQSGTAHVLGLMGRMPLTLYLSQSAIGAAIFSGFGLGYWNSLSWPQLWGVAVIILLAQAQFARLWFAAFAYGPLEWAWRWGTYDARPRLRH
- a CDS encoding type II secretion system F family protein — translated: MEHSVSPQFFSTLLSIGIALATAVVMLIVGHHLVRSFARDPMARRVRALNDRREQLKAGVAASKTRRRAKMEKKSSISVDRMRAILGSMKMLQDSQLKAASLNLARAGIRSKDSAITVIFFRLVAPILIGGTAAIGVYVLNWFPEASALKRYLIVAGALIASYKAPDVYVKNLISKRQTAIRKALPDALDLLVICAEAGLSVDLAFNRVARELSKAYPELGDEFALTAIELGFLTDRRQAFENLANRVNLDSIRGVVTTMIQTEKYGTPLAAALRILSAEFRHDRMMRAEEKAARLPAIMTVPLIVFILPVLFVVILGPAACSISDNVMK
- the glyS gene encoding glycine--tRNA ligase subunit beta; its protein translation is MADFLLELLSEEIPARMQEKASADLARMLGDELAKAGVVAEKITSYVTPRRLALIAHGLPVETAASSEEIKGPKASAPPQALEGFLRKTGITREQLVERDGVLFAVIEKPGRSTIELLSQAVPAIIRAFPWPKSMRWGTASSSTSSLRWVRPLQGIVALLGEAIVPIEVDGIVSGAATVGHRFHHPGQITIGSAADYVEKLRACHVIVDPAERRDIIRTRAAELAAAAGLVVVEDEGLVAENAGLTEWPVPLLGHFDPAFLAVPREVIQLTLRTNQKYFVLNDGEGRLAPAFICTANISAKDGGEGIVAGNGKVLAARLSDAKFFWEQDLKAPLEAYLPKLESMLFYEGMGTLREKADRISSLAGWIAAVYFPDREPETARRAGLLAKADLATGMVGEFPELQGIMGAYYAERGGEKPGAISALRQQYVAAVEGCIPACVALADRIDTLVAFFARGIKPTGSKDPFALRRAALQIIQTILVNGTRASLGAMIEQAKLGLGGATLDTAELLDFFADRLKVQQREAGVRHDLIDAVFALGGEDDLVRLLARVEALQAFVATEDGVNLLAGYKRAANILKKEGGVPAGATAKPDYEPEPAEKALIDALEAAEPRAAAAVEAEDFGAAMSALASLRGPIDAFFEAVIVNDPIEAKRNTRLALLEKIRAAVHNVADFSKIEA